The DNA window CGGCACATGAGCGTTTATTTATTTCTGAAGGGGGCGGTGCTACACGAAGCAGCTCTTAAAAAGCGGCCGCCTGCCTGCTCGTGCTGCCATCGTTCAATGACCACGAGACGCGAAAGGAGTCAGATATTGGATATCTATCAAACTGGAGAGCTAGTTCATCTCACTGTCCAGACGAAGGACTTCTTCAGGCATCTCTACGGTTGGATTCTACTAGCAAGTCAGACGCCAGATTCCAGAATGAAGGCTATCAGCCCCGTTCGCTCAGTCAGAAGCTGTTATGAAGCTGTGTGCTGTATCTCAGAGCAGAGTCTCGCGATTAGCCGCTGCAAGAGTCCCTCTGAGGAGCTGTCCGACATGAATGACTGTTACTCTAAACTCAAAGAACTGGTGCCCAGCATCCCTCAGAACAAGTCCGTGAGCCAAGTGGAGATTCTTCAGCATGTAATAGACTACATCTTCGACTTGCAGATAGCACTGGAAAACGAGACGGACTCACAAAACACGCCTGACATGTTCATGTCAATGAAGGTGCGCgctatgttatttttttgtctctTAATGCCTTATATTAATCAGTATAAAGTGCATTTGAATACATATAAACTGTCTTTTCTCCCTGTAGAACTCAGAGATGACCCGTAATTTCTCCAAAGAGGATGGAGCTATGTGCCATTAGGACAGAGGAATGACAACAGTCAATGGTACGCTtcagtttctttattttaaataattttactttataaattaGTCAGATAATGTTCGGTTGTTatcccccccatcccccccccccccccaaaaaaaaaaaaaaaaaggaaaggaaaattcaaacaagaaGCATTCTCTTGCCCTGAAGAACCAAGAATGAAACTTTTTGAAGAACAAAAATGATTCTTTGTAGATTGAACAAGGccttaatgtttttattatagttttttcaGACCGGTGTCGTAGTTCTGAGTTCTTTAAAGTTCCAGttaattcataaaaacaaaaaaacaagaataaaaagTTCTTTGTGGAACCTTAACTGCATCTCCTATGGTATTCGACTGGAAAATCAGTTTTGGTTTTAaatggaacctttatttttaaagtggAAGTAAGTCGTTAATTGATTAGTCATTAAATCTCATGTTTTTGGTAAATGTTATAAAGGACAATATTATGTCAGACAGCTCACACAAAGTCTGTCCAGTGTCCTAATTTCATTTGGTCATCGTGCCAATCAGCAAACAAGCTTGGATTCCCCTATCAGCTCTAGCAAACGAAAGTTTTTCATTTGGCGCCAGACTGTCTGCAGTCTGCCtgtggatcagtgtgtgtg is part of the Chanodichthys erythropterus isolate Z2021 chromosome 18, ASM2448905v1, whole genome shotgun sequence genome and encodes:
- the id3 gene encoding DNA-binding protein inhibitor ID-3, translated to MTTRRERSQILDIYQTGELVHLTVQTKDFFRHLYGWILLASQTPDSRMKAISPVRSVRSCYEAVCCISEQSLAISRCKSPSEELSDMNDCYSKLKELVPSIPQNKSVSQVEILQHVIDYIFDLQIALENETDSQNTPDMFMSMKNSEMTRNFSKEDGAMCH